One genomic segment of Mytilus trossulus isolate FHL-02 chromosome 4, PNRI_Mtr1.1.1.hap1, whole genome shotgun sequence includes these proteins:
- the LOC134715095 gene encoding glycoprotein 3-alpha-L-fucosyltransferase A-like isoform X3 — MDWKRIVVPVLFVASIFLIIYYQSTILTIGQFFADEGNSTNYSFQKKIIEPPIKSAWHKPISIAWHGRPRWLPPTFNFSGCGFSNCILSDSKTKPLDNYKAVFFHNRYLSKHVPEKSKNQIWIIWTNESPANDGSLPKQWHNKFDWSATYREESEFSLRWAIKLRENSNKMQRNYTEIFQRKTKQVSWVVSNCNTQSQRRTYVEELKKYIPVDIYGNCGKNKTFCKRKSSIECHSSLSNDYKFYLGFENSICKDYITEKVFNNFQDHNKMVYVARSAPNLKSVIPAKTIVNTDDFESPKALAQYLLKLSSNEKEYISYLKEKDKYYFPDERLPRTFCSMCELLHTYKNRKLKWSGRNFNNWFRNGACIKPKNWK; from the coding sequence ATGGACTGGAAGAGGATTGTCGTTCCTGTGTTATTTGTTGCATCAATATTCCTCATTATTTACTATCAGAGTACCATTCTAACTATTGGACAGTTTTTTGCTGACGAAGGAAACTCTACAAATTATTCATTTCAGAAGAAAATTATTGAACCGCCAATCAAAAGCGCATGGCATAAACCAATCTCAATCGCATGGCATGGGCggccaagatggctgccacctACTTTCAATTTCAGTGGGTGCGGATTTTCAAACTGTATTTTATCAGATAGTAAAACAAAACCTTTGGATAATTATAAAGCAGTATTCTTTCATAATCGCTATTTAAGTAAACATGTTCCAGAAAAATCGAAAAATCAAATATGGATAATCTGGACAAATGAAAGTCCTGCGAATGACGGATCTTTACCAAAACAATGGCACAATAAGTTCGATTGGAGTGCTACTTACAGAGAAGAAAGCGAGTTTTCACTTCGCTGGGCAATAAAATTGAGAGAAAACTCTAATAAGATGCAAAGAAATTATACCGAGATATtccaaagaaaaacaaaacaagtctCTTGGGTTGTTAGCAACTGTAATACTCAATCTCAGCGTCGAACATATGTGGAAGAATTAAAGAAATACATTCCCGTTGATATTTATGGAAATTGTGGAAAAAACAAGACATTTTGCAAAAGGAAAAGTTCAATCGAATGTCATTCGAGTTTGTCAAatgattataaattttatcttgGTTTTGAGAACAGTATATGCAAAGATTATATTACAGAAaaagtttttaataattttcaagaccACAATAAAATGGTATATGTCGCCAGATCAGCTCcaaatttaaaaagtgtaaTTCCTGCAAAAACGATAGTCAACACAGATGATTTTGAGTCTCCGAAGGCTCTGGCACAGTATCTGTTGAAACTAAGCTCAAATGAGAAAGAATACATTTCTTATCTAAAAGAAAAGGACAAATATTATTTTCCAGATGAACGATTACCGCGAACATTCTGTTCTATGTGTGAGCTACTGCATACGTACaagaatagaaaattaaagtggTCGGGgcgaaattttaataattggtTCAGAAACGGAGCCTGTATTAAGCCAAAGAATTGGAAATGA
- the LOC134715098 gene encoding glycoprotein 3-alpha-L-fucosyltransferase A-like isoform X2, which produces MDWKRFVVPVLFVASIFLIIYYQSTILIIGQFIADEGNSTTYSFQKKIIEPPIKIAWYKPITIAWDGRPKWLPPTFNFSGCGFSNCILSDSKTKPLDNYQAVFFHYRRLSKHVPEKSKNQIWIIWTNESPANDGSLPKQWHNKFDWSASYREESEFSLRWAIKLRENSNKMQRNYTEIFQRKTKQVSWVVSNCNTKSQRRTYVDELKKYINVDIYGNCGKNKTFCKRKSSIECHSSLSNDYKFYLGFENSICKDYITEKVFNNFQDHNKMVYVARSAPNLKSVIPAKTIVNTEDFESPKALAQYLLKLSSNEKEYISYLKEKDKYYFPDERLPRTFCSIFELLHTYKNRKLKWSGQNFNAWFRNGACIKPNNGKRSIGHRRQLLRSAS; this is translated from the coding sequence ATGGACTGGAAGAGGTTTGTCGTTCCTGTGTTATTTGTTGCATCAATATTCCTCATTATTTACTATCAGAGTACCATTCTAATTATTGGACAGTTTATTGCTGATGAAGGAAACTCTACAACTTAttcatttcaaaagaaaattattgAACCGCCAATCAAAATCGCATGGTATAAACCAATCACAATCGCATGGGATGGGCGCCCGAAATGGCTGCCACCTACTTTCAATTTCAGTGGGTGCGGATTTTCAAACTGTATTTTATCAGATAGTAAAACAAAACCATTGGATAATTATCAAGCAGTATTCTTCCATTATCGACGTTTAAGTAAACATGTTCCAGAAAAATCGAAAAATCAAATATGGATAATCTGGACAAATGAAAGTCCTGCGAATGACGGATCTTTACCAAAACAATGGCACAATAAGTTCGATTGGAGTGCTTCTTACAGAGAAGAAAGCGAGTTTTCACTTCGCTGGGCAATAAAATTGAGAGAAAACTCTAATAAGATGCAAAGAAATTATACCGAAATATtccaaagaaaaacaaaacaagtctCTTGGGTTGTTAGCAACTGTAATACTAAATCTCAGCGTCGAACATATGTGGACGAATTAAAGAAATACATTAACGTTGATATTTATGGAAATTGTGGGAAAAACAAGACATTTTGCAAAAGGAAAAGTTCAATCGAATGTCATTCGAGTTTGTCAAATGATTATAAGTTTTACCTTGGTTTTGAGAACAGTATATGCAAAGATTATATTACAGAAaaagtttttaataattttcaagaccACAATAAAATGGTATATGTCGCCAGATCAGCTCcaaatttaaaaagtgtaaTTCCTGCAAAAACGATAGTCAACACAGAGGATTTTGAGTCTCCAAAGGCTCTGGCACAGTATCTTTTGAAACTAAGCTCAAATGAGAAAGAATACATTTCTTATCTAAAAGAAAAGGACAAATATTATTTTCCAGATGAACGATTACCGCGAACATTCTGTTCTATATTTGAGCTACTACATACGTACaagaatagaaaattaaagtggTCAGGGCAAAATTTCAATGCTTGGTTCAGAAACGGAGCCTGTATTAAGCCAAATAATGGAAAAAGATCGATTGGTCATAGAAGACAATTATTGCGTAGTGCGTCATAG
- the LOC134715095 gene encoding glycoprotein 3-alpha-L-fucosyltransferase A-like isoform X2, with product MNLIKFKIYTIHKYMDWKRIVVPVLFVASIFLIIYYQSTILTIGQFFADEGNSTNYSFQKKIIEPPIKSAWHKPISIAWHGRPRWLPPTFNFSGCGFSNCILSDSKTKPLDNYKAVFFHNRYLSKHVPEKSKNQIWIIWTNESPANDGSLPKQWHNKFDWSATYREESEFSLRWAIKLRENSNKMQRNYTEIFQRKTKQVSWVVSNCNTQSQRRTYVEELKKYIPVDIYGNCGKNKTFCKRKSSIECHSSLSNDYKFYLGFENSICKDYITEKVFNNFQDHNKMVYVARSAPNLKSVIPAKTIVNTDDFESPKALAQYLLKLSSNEKEYISYLKEKDKYYFPDERLPRTFCSMCELLHTYKNRKLKWSGRNFNNWFRNGACIKPKNWK from the coding sequence AAATATATGGACTGGAAGAGGATTGTCGTTCCTGTGTTATTTGTTGCATCAATATTCCTCATTATTTACTATCAGAGTACCATTCTAACTATTGGACAGTTTTTTGCTGACGAAGGAAACTCTACAAATTATTCATTTCAGAAGAAAATTATTGAACCGCCAATCAAAAGCGCATGGCATAAACCAATCTCAATCGCATGGCATGGGCggccaagatggctgccacctACTTTCAATTTCAGTGGGTGCGGATTTTCAAACTGTATTTTATCAGATAGTAAAACAAAACCTTTGGATAATTATAAAGCAGTATTCTTTCATAATCGCTATTTAAGTAAACATGTTCCAGAAAAATCGAAAAATCAAATATGGATAATCTGGACAAATGAAAGTCCTGCGAATGACGGATCTTTACCAAAACAATGGCACAATAAGTTCGATTGGAGTGCTACTTACAGAGAAGAAAGCGAGTTTTCACTTCGCTGGGCAATAAAATTGAGAGAAAACTCTAATAAGATGCAAAGAAATTATACCGAGATATtccaaagaaaaacaaaacaagtctCTTGGGTTGTTAGCAACTGTAATACTCAATCTCAGCGTCGAACATATGTGGAAGAATTAAAGAAATACATTCCCGTTGATATTTATGGAAATTGTGGAAAAAACAAGACATTTTGCAAAAGGAAAAGTTCAATCGAATGTCATTCGAGTTTGTCAAatgattataaattttatcttgGTTTTGAGAACAGTATATGCAAAGATTATATTACAGAAaaagtttttaataattttcaagaccACAATAAAATGGTATATGTCGCCAGATCAGCTCcaaatttaaaaagtgtaaTTCCTGCAAAAACGATAGTCAACACAGATGATTTTGAGTCTCCGAAGGCTCTGGCACAGTATCTGTTGAAACTAAGCTCAAATGAGAAAGAATACATTTCTTATCTAAAAGAAAAGGACAAATATTATTTTCCAGATGAACGATTACCGCGAACATTCTGTTCTATGTGTGAGCTACTGCATACGTACaagaatagaaaattaaagtggTCGGGgcgaaattttaataattggtTCAGAAACGGAGCCTGTATTAAGCCAAAGAATTGGAAATGA
- the LOC134715098 gene encoding glycoprotein 3-alpha-L-fucosyltransferase A-like isoform X1 has product MSVFLIYGRLLIRSCTKHMDWKRFVVPVLFVASIFLIIYYQSTILIIGQFIADEGNSTTYSFQKKIIEPPIKIAWYKPITIAWDGRPKWLPPTFNFSGCGFSNCILSDSKTKPLDNYQAVFFHYRRLSKHVPEKSKNQIWIIWTNESPANDGSLPKQWHNKFDWSASYREESEFSLRWAIKLRENSNKMQRNYTEIFQRKTKQVSWVVSNCNTKSQRRTYVDELKKYINVDIYGNCGKNKTFCKRKSSIECHSSLSNDYKFYLGFENSICKDYITEKVFNNFQDHNKMVYVARSAPNLKSVIPAKTIVNTEDFESPKALAQYLLKLSSNEKEYISYLKEKDKYYFPDERLPRTFCSIFELLHTYKNRKLKWSGQNFNAWFRNGACIKPNNGKRSIGHRRQLLRSAS; this is encoded by the exons ATGTCTGTGTTTTTAATATATGGCCGACTTTTAATTCGATCATGCACT AAACATATGGACTGGAAGAGGTTTGTCGTTCCTGTGTTATTTGTTGCATCAATATTCCTCATTATTTACTATCAGAGTACCATTCTAATTATTGGACAGTTTATTGCTGATGAAGGAAACTCTACAACTTAttcatttcaaaagaaaattattgAACCGCCAATCAAAATCGCATGGTATAAACCAATCACAATCGCATGGGATGGGCGCCCGAAATGGCTGCCACCTACTTTCAATTTCAGTGGGTGCGGATTTTCAAACTGTATTTTATCAGATAGTAAAACAAAACCATTGGATAATTATCAAGCAGTATTCTTCCATTATCGACGTTTAAGTAAACATGTTCCAGAAAAATCGAAAAATCAAATATGGATAATCTGGACAAATGAAAGTCCTGCGAATGACGGATCTTTACCAAAACAATGGCACAATAAGTTCGATTGGAGTGCTTCTTACAGAGAAGAAAGCGAGTTTTCACTTCGCTGGGCAATAAAATTGAGAGAAAACTCTAATAAGATGCAAAGAAATTATACCGAAATATtccaaagaaaaacaaaacaagtctCTTGGGTTGTTAGCAACTGTAATACTAAATCTCAGCGTCGAACATATGTGGACGAATTAAAGAAATACATTAACGTTGATATTTATGGAAATTGTGGGAAAAACAAGACATTTTGCAAAAGGAAAAGTTCAATCGAATGTCATTCGAGTTTGTCAAATGATTATAAGTTTTACCTTGGTTTTGAGAACAGTATATGCAAAGATTATATTACAGAAaaagtttttaataattttcaagaccACAATAAAATGGTATATGTCGCCAGATCAGCTCcaaatttaaaaagtgtaaTTCCTGCAAAAACGATAGTCAACACAGAGGATTTTGAGTCTCCAAAGGCTCTGGCACAGTATCTTTTGAAACTAAGCTCAAATGAGAAAGAATACATTTCTTATCTAAAAGAAAAGGACAAATATTATTTTCCAGATGAACGATTACCGCGAACATTCTGTTCTATATTTGAGCTACTACATACGTACaagaatagaaaattaaagtggTCAGGGCAAAATTTCAATGCTTGGTTCAGAAACGGAGCCTGTATTAAGCCAAATAATGGAAAAAGATCGATTGGTCATAGAAGACAATTATTGCGTAGTGCGTCATAG
- the LOC134715095 gene encoding glycoprotein 3-alpha-L-fucosyltransferase A-like isoform X1, translating to MSVFLIYGRLLIRSCTKYMDWKRIVVPVLFVASIFLIIYYQSTILTIGQFFADEGNSTNYSFQKKIIEPPIKSAWHKPISIAWHGRPRWLPPTFNFSGCGFSNCILSDSKTKPLDNYKAVFFHNRYLSKHVPEKSKNQIWIIWTNESPANDGSLPKQWHNKFDWSATYREESEFSLRWAIKLRENSNKMQRNYTEIFQRKTKQVSWVVSNCNTQSQRRTYVEELKKYIPVDIYGNCGKNKTFCKRKSSIECHSSLSNDYKFYLGFENSICKDYITEKVFNNFQDHNKMVYVARSAPNLKSVIPAKTIVNTDDFESPKALAQYLLKLSSNEKEYISYLKEKDKYYFPDERLPRTFCSMCELLHTYKNRKLKWSGRNFNNWFRNGACIKPKNWK from the coding sequence AAATATATGGACTGGAAGAGGATTGTCGTTCCTGTGTTATTTGTTGCATCAATATTCCTCATTATTTACTATCAGAGTACCATTCTAACTATTGGACAGTTTTTTGCTGACGAAGGAAACTCTACAAATTATTCATTTCAGAAGAAAATTATTGAACCGCCAATCAAAAGCGCATGGCATAAACCAATCTCAATCGCATGGCATGGGCggccaagatggctgccacctACTTTCAATTTCAGTGGGTGCGGATTTTCAAACTGTATTTTATCAGATAGTAAAACAAAACCTTTGGATAATTATAAAGCAGTATTCTTTCATAATCGCTATTTAAGTAAACATGTTCCAGAAAAATCGAAAAATCAAATATGGATAATCTGGACAAATGAAAGTCCTGCGAATGACGGATCTTTACCAAAACAATGGCACAATAAGTTCGATTGGAGTGCTACTTACAGAGAAGAAAGCGAGTTTTCACTTCGCTGGGCAATAAAATTGAGAGAAAACTCTAATAAGATGCAAAGAAATTATACCGAGATATtccaaagaaaaacaaaacaagtctCTTGGGTTGTTAGCAACTGTAATACTCAATCTCAGCGTCGAACATATGTGGAAGAATTAAAGAAATACATTCCCGTTGATATTTATGGAAATTGTGGAAAAAACAAGACATTTTGCAAAAGGAAAAGTTCAATCGAATGTCATTCGAGTTTGTCAAatgattataaattttatcttgGTTTTGAGAACAGTATATGCAAAGATTATATTACAGAAaaagtttttaataattttcaagaccACAATAAAATGGTATATGTCGCCAGATCAGCTCcaaatttaaaaagtgtaaTTCCTGCAAAAACGATAGTCAACACAGATGATTTTGAGTCTCCGAAGGCTCTGGCACAGTATCTGTTGAAACTAAGCTCAAATGAGAAAGAATACATTTCTTATCTAAAAGAAAAGGACAAATATTATTTTCCAGATGAACGATTACCGCGAACATTCTGTTCTATGTGTGAGCTACTGCATACGTACaagaatagaaaattaaagtggTCGGGgcgaaattttaataattggtTCAGAAACGGAGCCTGTATTAAGCCAAAGAATTGGAAATGA